From the Gracilimonas sp. genome, the window AAAAAGCTATTCTGAAATTCTATTATCCTTCTTTAGTGATCCGGTACCGCGCGATGGTTGGAGAAATTGAGGATTTTGATTCTTACTCTATATCAGAAAAACTATCCAATTTCATCTTTACCCTATTTGATATGATGGATGATCGGCGTGAGTTTGTCGAGGATACCTTCCGTAAATATGAATGGAAATGCACAGGCAATTCTGAATTTCAAGAAGAAGTCAAACACTTATTTAAAGACTTCTTCACTTCAGATGGGAACATCGCAACCAGCGCCGGTTTTTTAATAGGAGACTTATTTTACAGTTCACTTAAAACGCAGTATCTATTTCTCATTAAATTTTGGCTGGAAGATAATAGTGAGGATCGAGAGCGTACCTTTGCCCTCACCGATAAAATTACCGGTTTCATTGAAGAGCTGGTCTACTCAAAAATTGTAGACAAAGGATTTGATCTCGCTAAGTACTCTTTAGGTGCTTTTGGCTTCAGCCAGCAGGTGAAAGATTTCAACGAATGGGTTTCCGGTTGGTTTGAGGATGAACCGGAAGTTGAAGTCGAAATTACAGATGAAGAAGACGAGGAGACTGAAGATGAGTAATGACTTCCCATCCTCGAAATTTGAAAGAGGCAGTCGCATTGCCAAGACCGGGCTCAAAGTTGGAACCAACTACGCCAAGCGATATCTCCGTAAAAAATCCGGAAAGGAGAATGAAAGTTCTGACAGCGACTTTCATTCTGAAAACGCGAAAGAAGTATTTAAGGAATTCACCAAGCTTCGCGGAACAGCCCTTAAAATAGCCCAGGGCATGAGTATGGATCAGGGGTTTCTGCCTGAAGAATTTGCTGAAGTGATGAGTCAGGCTCAGTATTCGGTTCCTCCTATCAATAAAGCGCTCGTTCGTTCTATTATAAAGAGAGAACTCGGGGGTTATCCTGAGCAACTTTTTGCACATTTTGAATCCGAAGCATTTGCAGCAGCATCTATCGGACAGGTACACAAAGCAGAATTAAAAGATGGCCGAAAAGTTGCTATTAAAATTCAATACCCGAATGTAAGAGAGACGATCAATTCTGATTTAGGGCTGGCCAAAATTCTGGTAAAGCGGATTGTAAAAAAAGGTGCCGAGATTGATCCCTATTTCGATGAAGTTAAAGAAACGCTGCTTGAAGAAACCGACTACACTAATGAAGGGCAGCAAATTGAGCTTTTTCGGGAGCGATTTGGAGGGTTAAATATCGTAATACCGGAATGGATCAAAGAGTATTCTACGGATAAAGTTTTGTGTATGACTTACCTGGAAGGCCGGCACCTGAATGAATTTCTTAAAGAAGAACCAACTCAGGAA encodes:
- a CDS encoding AarF/ABC1/UbiB kinase family protein, producing MSNDFPSSKFERGSRIAKTGLKVGTNYAKRYLRKKSGKENESSDSDFHSENAKEVFKEFTKLRGTALKIAQGMSMDQGFLPEEFAEVMSQAQYSVPPINKALVRSIIKRELGGYPEQLFAHFESEAFAAASIGQVHKAELKDGRKVAIKIQYPNVRETINSDLGLAKILVKRIVKKGAEIDPYFDEVKETLLEETDYTNEGQQIELFRERFGGLNIVIPEWIKEYSTDKVLCMTYLEGRHLNEFLKEEPTQEQRNRFGQMLWDFFHQQIKDKNYVHADTHPGNFLFTNDDKLGVIDFGCVKQFPEEFFMNYLSLLPTHLHGNEEAIRELYHKLKVIKADSDSPEKEEEYFHFARNYGMTFAEPYKYEVFDFGDEEYRNKIKYFTKDAPIGNEPRGSQHFLYTTRVHLGLYNLLMKLGAHVDTSKSKEILSEMLDVEFRELV